The Pseudomonas sp. S06B 330 genome contains the following window.
GGTCATTGATAAAGTGCGCACCGAGTTCCCGGCCGGCTCGTACTACAAGCTACCGGCTAATCGAGTGCATGAAAGCGGTTGCACTGCCGAAGCTGATTGCCTGTTGTTCCAATACCAGAGCGACAAATACGATCTGGTACCGGCCAAAAGCTGAAGTTCTGAATGTCCTTCACGACACGGGCTTGTCCCGTGTCAGGCGCCTTCAGCCCAGCCCCGAACACACTAACAACGGCACCTTCTGGTCGTCATCGGTCAATGCACCATGATGACCACGCCATTGGCTGGGGTGTTTTTCCACCGCACTCCGAATAAGCCCGCCAGCGCCGGTGGGCACCACGATCAGGTCGCCAATTCGTGCTTCGGCCTGGCTCAATAGCACATCACCAAACAGTCCTGCGGCAATTGCCTGAGACTTGCTCCAGACGTTGTAAGCATCCCCTAAGCGGTTCTGCCAACGCTCGTGTACACGGTCTTGCTGGTGCTCGTGGATGTACAGGTAACGTGCACGAATATCACCGGCAATCGCCCGCACTCCCTCCTGCAGAACTGGATCGAGGTCGAAATCACGCACCTGCTCGCTGTCTAGCGCCACCATGCCATGGTCGGCAATCACCATCAGTTGGACCCTTTCAGGCAGCACCTGAGCAATGGCACGGGCCAACTGATCGGCAATTTCCAATTGTTTGATCCAGCCTTCTGAACCTGGGCCGAACAGATGGCCGGCAAAGTCCAGGTCGCCGAAATAAGCAAAGCAGAAGGCCGCCTCGGGCCTGTCCAACGCCGCTTTGATCAGTTCGGGATATGCCTCGTAGGCCGGTGCCGGAAGGATCTGCCCCGCCTTGTAGATAGCCTTGCTGAAGGCTGAATTGGCAAACCGTCCAAGCATGACCGTACTGATGGCTATGCCTTGCTTACTGGCCAGGCTCCAGGCATCGTCTGGCACGATGAAAGATTCTGGCGCCGGTGCAGCACCGGGTTCTGTCTCACTTTGCAATGCGGCGGTGGTCCACACCAACGGCGACAACTCGGTGTGTGGGTCCAGTGCAAAACTGCAGCCGACAATGCCATGGGCGCCACTGCCTAAGCCTGATGTAACCGAGGCCAGACTGGTGGCAGTGGTGGCCGGGAAGCCCACACGAAAATGTGCATCATCCTGCATCAACGAGGCGAGAAATGGCGCGTGCCTGGCGTAAGCCTGCAATAGGTTCCAGCCCAACCCGTCGATCAACAGCAGACAGGTCGCTGGTGAGCGATCAAACCGAAAACTGTTGCGAAAACCCTGGCCACCAAGACCGGAAAATATCGACTGGGTCAGATTCGCCAAGCCTGGCCAAGTCTCACCTAGCAACTGTGGGTCGTTCAGGGGCATTGCCATCTCTCCTTCCGTGGTCAAGTGCAAGCAACAGGTGTAGCACAGGCTGTGCGATCAGCGCACAGAAAAGCCGCCAAGGGGGTGTTCGCCGATTGACCAAGTTAACCAAACGGTACATTTTCAATGGAAACCTATTTCCAAGAACAACAATGGAGTTTCCCCATGAATCCGGCCCCCTCTTCCGGCATTCTCGCCGGGCTGATCGGCGCAGGCATCCAGGCCTCGCGTACCCCGGCATTGCATGAGCACGAAGGCCACGCCCAGGGTTTGAATTATCTGTACCGGCTGATCGATCTGGATCAACTGAAGCTCGATAGCAGCGCTTTGGAACAATTACTCACCGCCGCAGAGTCCATGGGTTTCACCGGCCTGAATATCACCTTCCCGTGTAAACAGGCGATCCTGCCGCTGCTTGATGAGTTGTCTCCTGAAGCCCGCGGCATTGGCGCAGTCAATACCGTGGTGCTCAAGGACGGCAAGCGCATCGGACATAACACTGACTGCCTGGGTTTCGCCGAAGGCTTTCGCCGTGGTCTGGTCGAAGCACCGCGGCGTCGGGTCGTACAGATGGGGGCCGGTGGTGCTGGCGCGGCTGTGGCCCATGCGATGCTTGCGGAAGGGGTTGGTCAGTTGACTGTATTCGATGTCGAAGTGGCGCGGGCGCAGGCGCTGGTGGATAACCTCAATGCACATTTCAGTGGTGCCCTGGCGCGTGTCGGCCATGATTTGGCCTGCGCTCTGGGTGAAGCTGACGGGCTGGTCAACACCACGCCCATGGGCATGGCCAAACTGCCGGGCATGCCGGTGCCCAAGGCATTGCTCAGAGCCGATCTGTGGGTGGCAGAAATTGTCTATTTCCCGCTGGAAACCGAACTGTTGCGTGAAGCCCGGGCCCTGGGCTGCCGCACGCTGGATGGTTCAAACATGGCCGTATTTCAGGCGGTGAAGGCGTTCGAATTGTTCAGCGGCCTAAAACCAGATGCAGTACGGATGCTTGCGCACTTCAATCATATGGGCGGCTGAACAGCCTCTAACTGACGTGTGTCGCCGCCGCAGCCTGACGGCAGCGGCGACGACACCATGATCAGGCCTGCAAGAACTTCAACACCGACTCGCAAATCATCTCGCGGTGCCGCGCCTTGAGCGCCGCATCCTCGAAATCGACCTGAAAGATCTCGCCAAAGGTGTTGCGATTCGACACCCGATAGAAGCAGAACGAACTGATCAACAAGTGCACATCCAGCGCTTCTAGCCCCTGACGGAACACGCCTTCAGCCGCCCCGCGACGCAGAATCTCATCCAGCGCGGTAAGCACAGTCTTATTCATTGAGCGAATGGCCGAGGAGCGCTTTACGTACTCGCCGTGGTGCATGTTCTCGTTGCAAACGATACGCACGAAGTCGACGTTACGGTCATGGTGGTCAAAGGTAAATTCCACCAACCGCCGAATGCCCTGGCGCGGTTCAAGCTCAGCCAGGTGCAGGCTGCTCTCGGTATTGCGGATATCACCGTAGAGTTTCTCCAATACCTCGACGTACAACTGCTCCTTGCTGTTGAAGTAGTAGTAGATCATGCGCTTGGAGGTCTGGGTGCGCTCGGCGATGGCATCCACCCGGGCACCTGCAAGCCCCTGCTGGACGAACTCGCTGATTGCCGCCTGAAGAATGTTCTCGCGGGTCTTTTCCGGGTTGTTCTTGCGACCCTTGCGCACCGTTTCAGGGGCAGCGCAGAGTGCTGGAGTAGTTGTCATACGGGACTCGTGGCCAACGGTTAACCCGGTGATTATGAGCCCCGGGGGATAAGGAAGAAAGCCTGCCTGCCCCGCGGCTACAAACGGGCCTGCGCCGGAGCACCTGCACGCGCC
Protein-coding sequences here:
- a CDS encoding TetR/AcrR family transcriptional regulator; protein product: MTTTPALCAAPETVRKGRKNNPEKTRENILQAAISEFVQQGLAGARVDAIAERTQTSKRMIYYYFNSKEQLYVEVLEKLYGDIRNTESSLHLAELEPRQGIRRLVEFTFDHHDRNVDFVRIVCNENMHHGEYVKRSSAIRSMNKTVLTALDEILRRGAAEGVFRQGLEALDVHLLISSFCFYRVSNRNTFGEIFQVDFEDAALKARHREMICESVLKFLQA
- a CDS encoding alkaline phosphatase family protein; translation: MPLNDPQLLGETWPGLANLTQSIFSGLGGQGFRNSFRFDRSPATCLLLIDGLGWNLLQAYARHAPFLASLMQDDAHFRVGFPATTATSLASVTSGLGSGAHGIVGCSFALDPHTELSPLVWTTAALQSETEPGAAPAPESFIVPDDAWSLASKQGIAISTVMLGRFANSAFSKAIYKAGQILPAPAYEAYPELIKAALDRPEAAFCFAYFGDLDFAGHLFGPGSEGWIKQLEIADQLARAIAQVLPERVQLMVIADHGMVALDSEQVRDFDLDPVLQEGVRAIAGDIRARYLYIHEHQQDRVHERWQNRLGDAYNVWSKSQAIAAGLFGDVLLSQAEARIGDLIVVPTGAGGLIRSAVEKHPSQWRGHHGALTDDDQKVPLLVCSGLG
- a CDS encoding shikimate dehydrogenase, encoding MNPAPSSGILAGLIGAGIQASRTPALHEHEGHAQGLNYLYRLIDLDQLKLDSSALEQLLTAAESMGFTGLNITFPCKQAILPLLDELSPEARGIGAVNTVVLKDGKRIGHNTDCLGFAEGFRRGLVEAPRRRVVQMGAGGAGAAVAHAMLAEGVGQLTVFDVEVARAQALVDNLNAHFSGALARVGHDLACALGEADGLVNTTPMGMAKLPGMPVPKALLRADLWVAEIVYFPLETELLREARALGCRTLDGSNMAVFQAVKAFELFSGLKPDAVRMLAHFNHMGG